The Penaeus chinensis breed Huanghai No. 1 chromosome 39, ASM1920278v2, whole genome shotgun sequence genome has a segment encoding these proteins:
- the LOC125046630 gene encoding vacuolar protein sorting-associated protein 33A-like — MTGGKVDFALIREATRIDLVKLLDKLPGTKAIVWDEQLAGAFSHVADYAFLKSHDVSKMFYICPKKLPAYNVAHMIFLSRPQTKLMDAINQQVRMEEIQGGNNKKEYHLWLVPRISLLCERRLQEHGVHGSFSSIRELPLLLFRLESDLVSMELPMCYRDLQLDSDPSGLFLVAESLMSIQGIFGLIPNIYGKGHAAKQVYELMVRMRREMGGNEPQVTPQIDQLILIDRSVDLITPLATQLTYEGLIDQFFQISNCTVKLPGEKFAPATTDSSTSDDSAFQETKTIHLSSSEALFAEIRDCNFSAVGPRLSRHAKSVVAQYEERHAAKTVGELKQFVQRIPQMEVYKQSVATHTTIAELIQEQTASGNFRPALQLEQEFLKGLDTDKVNPFIEDCIAQKEPLEVVLRLICLQCIVNSGFKPKVLEQYKREIIHTYGFEHFLTLENLEKAGLLHVQQGRSTYATIRKTMQLTVDDVSEHDPTDMSYVHSGYAPLSARLVEFLQSPGWRAITGVLQLLPGPTLTETQQLPSALRQRRGSGGSVQSGGEGGTALVFFIGGCTYSEIAALRFLTSRVDQGGPEYVIATTKILNGSSFLQSLSEELVP, encoded by the exons ATGACTGGAGGAAAGGTTGATTTTGCGTTAATTAGGGAGGCTACGCGAATAGACCTCGTCAAATTGCTGGACAAGCTACCTGGCACGAAA GCAATTGTATGGGATGAGCAGTTGGCAGGAGCTTTCAGCCATGTTGCTGATTATGCATTTCTCAAGTCTCATGATGTATCCAAAATGTTCTACATCTGCCCTAAGAAGCTCCCGGCTTACAATGTTGCCCACATGATTTTCTTGTCGCGACCTCAAACCAAACTCATGGATGCCATCAACCAGCAAGTCAGGAT GGAGGAGATTCAGGGCGGCAACAACAAAAAGGAGTATCATTTGTGGCTTGTTCCGAGAATCTCCTTGCTGTGCGAGCGTCGTCTTCAGGAGCACGGCGTCCATGGGTCCTTTAGCTCCATCAGGGAGCTCCCCCTCCTGCTTTTCAGGCTCGAGTCCGATCTTGTTTCCATGGAATTGCCAATGTGTTATagg GATCTTCAGCTGGATAGTGACCCTAGCGGCCTCTTCCTGGTAGCCGAGTCTCTCATGTCCATCCAGGGCATCTTCGGTCTCATCCCTAACATCTATGGCAAGGGACATGCTGCCAAGCAAGTGTACGAGCTGATGGTGCGCatgaggagggagatgggtggTAATGAACCACAG GTGACTCCGCAGATAGACCAGCTAATTCTTATTGACCGCTCAGTTGACCTCATTACACCCCTTGCAACACAACTCACATATGAAGGCCTTATAGACCAGTTCTTTCAAATAAGCAACT GCACAGTAAAACTACCTGGAGAAAAGTTTGCACCAGCGACCACAGACTCCAGCACGTCCGATGACTCTGCCTTTCAGGAGACCAAGACTATTCACTTATCATCATCTGAGGCTCTGTTTGCTGAGATTAGAGATTGCAACTTTTCTGCTGTTGGCCCCAGGCTCTCTCGCCATGCAAAGTCTGTTGTAGCACAGTATGAGGAACGGCATGCTGCTAAGACTGTTGGGGAACTGAAGCAGTTTGTCCAACGTATCCCACAGATGGAGGTGTACAAGCAGTCAGTAGCCACAC ACACAACAATCGCAGAACTCATCCAAGAACAGACAGCCTCAGGAAATTTCCGACCTGCACTACAACTTGAGCAAGAGTTCCTCAAAGGTTTAGACACAGATAAGGTGAATCCATTCATCGAGGACTGCATTGCTCAAAAGGAACCATTGGAAGTG GTCTTAAGACTGATCTGCCTACAGTGTATAGTAAACAGTGGTTTCAAACCCAAAGTGTTGGAGCAGTACAAGCGAGAgataatacacacatatgggTTTGAACACTTCCTCACTCTGGAGAACTTAGAAAAGGCTGGCCTTCTGCATGTTCAGCAAGGACGCAGTACTTATGCAACTATAAGGAAAACCATGCAGCTCACGGTTGATGATGTCAGTGAGCATGACCCTACAGACATGTCTTACGTTCACTCTGG GTATGCTCCTCTAAGTGCCCGTCTAGTGGAATTCCTGCAGTCGCCAGGTTGGAGAGCAATTACTGGTGTACTACAGCTCCTTCCAGGGCCAACACTCACTGAAACACAGCAGCTACCAAGTGCACTCAGGCAGAGAA GAGGCTCAGGAGGTTCCGTTCAGagtggaggtgaagggggaactGCTTTAGTTTTCTTTATCGGTGGATGCACATATTCAGAGATTGCTGCCTTGAGATTCTTAACTTCCAGGGTTGACCAAG GAGGTCCAGAGTACGTGATAGCAACAACGAAAATATTAAATGGAAGTTCATTTCTTCAATCACTCTCTGAAGAACTTGTCCCATAG